From Ruminococcus sp. HUN007, a single genomic window includes:
- a CDS encoding LytTR family DNA-binding domain-containing protein — protein MKFRISVSDEKQSLVEKFLAEHGIEIGEDAEYVISESSGYASFLAARGKDRETVRISADEVVFIESFGKDIEIHTLKDTYYSQDRIYQLETKLDPKEFLRISKSVIISRKHVKKIRPALSMKYVLTMTDGTLVDVTRSYYSEFRRFFDF, from the coding sequence ATGAAGTTTCGGATTTCTGTTTCAGATGAAAAACAAAGCTTAGTAGAAAAATTTCTTGCAGAACACGGTATTGAGATCGGTGAGGATGCGGAATATGTGATTTCGGAATCTTCAGGATATGCCTCTTTCCTTGCGGCGCGCGGCAAAGACAGGGAGACTGTCCGGATATCGGCAGATGAGGTCGTGTTTATCGAATCTTTCGGGAAGGATATCGAGATACACACCCTTAAGGATACATACTATTCACAGGACCGTATCTATCAGCTTGAAACAAAGCTTGATCCGAAGGAATTTTTAAGGATAAGCAAGTCGGTCATCATTTCACGGAAACATGTGAAAAAGATACGACCGGCGCTTTCGATGAAATATGTACTTACAATGACGGACGGAACTCTGGTGGATGTGACGAGAAGCTACTACAGCGAGTTCCGGAGATTCTTTGATTTCTGA
- a CDS encoding Hsp20/alpha crystallin family protein, which produces MLYPSIFGENLFDDFFRFPDFSRDVEKKLYGKHAAQVMRTDVHEHDDHYEIVIDLPGFKKDQINLELQNGYLTVSVAKGLDKDEKTKKGKLIRQERYAGAMQRSFYIGDTVTEADVKAKFEDGVLNICVPKAEPKKLENHKYIAIEG; this is translated from the coding sequence ATGTTGTATCCAAGCATTTTCGGTGAAAACTTATTCGATGATTTCTTCAGATTTCCTGATTTCAGCAGAGACGTGGAGAAGAAGCTGTACGGTAAACACGCCGCCCAGGTCATGAGGACTGATGTTCATGAGCATGATGATCACTATGAGATCGTGATCGACCTGCCGGGCTTCAAGAAAGATCAGATCAATCTTGAGCTTCAGAACGGTTATCTGACTGTCAGTGTCGCAAAGGGACTTGACAAGGACGAAAAAACTAAGAAGGGCAAGCTGATCCGTCAGGAGCGTTATGCAGGCGCAATGCAGAGGAGCTTCTATATCGGAGATACTGTTACAGAAGCCGATGTGAAGGCGAAGTTTGAGGACGGTGTTCTGAACATCTGCGTTCCGAAGGCAGAACCTAAGAAGCTGGAGAATCACAAGTATATTGCAATTGAGGGATAA